The Malus sylvestris chromosome 3, drMalSylv7.2, whole genome shotgun sequence genomic sequence TTCCCAATCACACTATCTTCTGACACCCATCTATAAGtcttgcaaagagcttcatcttatTTTCTGGTCCAAGCCTACCTTTCATTGTAGACAAGGCcatttaaaaattattgaaaaaattgaaggatagatttttgaaagaggaaagaaaatatgagaattgaaatggtgaaaattttgtgaggaatggtgaatgaatggtttaggtatttataggaaaaaaaattagaatttttaagaatttttttaaacaaaaaaaaaataaaattgaacccAACGGTAACTGGCGTCAGCTAGTCAttggattcaaatttttgtttaagCATTCCTGTTGGATATAACCGATAGGAATAAATTTATCTTAAATATATTCATATCGGTTATATCAAATAGGATTGCTGGAATTTTTTGTCAGCCTTAGACTGGCTAGCTGGCTGCATGCGGCCaaccctttggccctttcagattccGTGGGGCCCACGAGCTTTTTAGCCTGGCTCTCTGTTGGAGACAGTTTTCGAGCTATTTTCGACCCTCTGGAccatttggttggagatggcatGCTGGCCATAGGGCTCATTTTACCTCTCTGGCCCTCTAAgatcctccaagatattaatattttaatgaacagtacagggttATATTtgtctccgtctccaaccgagggtcatagggctaaacataatttattatttaaatttaaaaactacaatttatatttaaaaactacaactaaaatttaaaaacgacaaattaaatttaaaaactacaataacttagatttaatatccataatcaacatcatcttcatcatccgccatCGTAGGAGTATAGTTAGAGGTAAACAACTGTCGTCGactcataatttcttttttttttcctatcaaaataggccttactcattggagtgtaattcgaagtgttcctttccatattcttatcatccatctcttcttgtatttgtttggcctgttcttcatgcctacacttcctttcttccacctcaagggcattttgctccgccaataatcgcaatgaggccgccacttcatgttgagcggcgtaatcatcatttgccttgcctttttccttcaaccttcgagccttgtttcgtcccatagccctaggtatggaaccttcacccaaagacggattttctacccttgtttgttgaatggttggagatccatcttcatccatATCTGCAGCTGAGGATGCAGTTCCGAACACTGGCGTATGAGCTCTCTgtggtggatcttcaaataacacccaccctttacaaatttcctaACAACTgtgaaactgaaagggtttcGAGTTGctctccatatacaattcctccgcttggcgtacctagaaaaaaattaaagtaaattaatttatgaaattaaatgtaatataattaaatatttaaaataaattgtgaaaacacttactttGTCGTAGTAATTAGCGCTGTTTTTATATCTACTTGCGATTGCTAATaatgcttgatgccatttgttcaaacttggctgaagatgtttcttccatcttgaagaacaactctctTAGTTTCGAATATTCACTGGAGCGGTGCATTCATAGAactctaaatattttttggacacacgagtccaaacaccgtcatttttttgacaattccccctcacactatcttctgacacccatctataagccttgcaaagagcttcatcttcttttcgggtccaagccctgcctttcattgcagacgaggccatttgaaaattattgaaaaaaatgaaggatagatttttgaaagaggaaataaaatatgagaattgaaatggtgtaggaatggtgaatgaatggtttaggtatttataggaaaaaaatagaattttttttaaaaaaaaaaaggcccaaaaaacctaaaaaataaaaaagaatccaATGGTAACTGGTgccagctagccgttggattcaaatttctttttaagaATTCTTGTctgttataaccgacatgatagATGATTTTCTAAACCAGCCCCGAGCTGGCTAGCTGCATGCAGCCAACCCTCCAGCCTCTccgattccgtggggccctctTAGATTCCACAGCCCTCTGTCCTAGCTCtcagttggagacgattttcgagctattttcggccctctagccctctggaccctttggttggagatggcctaagggaCCAAATAAAATTGGGGAACCTAGCAGCAAGTAAAGACCCCCAAGGAGACAGTGGACCTAAAGGTAGATAAAGAGGACCAAGAGCGCAACTCAGGTCACCACTCGAAGGCTAGAAACCAAAGAGAGCGTTAATGGGGGCAAGGAAGGCCATCAATGGACAAGATATGGACCAGACTTCCGAACACATTTCTCTTTTAAAAAGTCCAAAAatttcttctcttcaaaatgGAGTTAGAGGAATGATTTGTGGAGAACGTGTTGAAAATTACAAGAATTGCGCatcaaaattatgaaaaaatatATGTCACTTATATTGGGCGGTTCCACTCTTAATTACAGTACGATATTTTGTGATAAAGACTTCTACGCCTGTTATGTTTTGCAAGTAATAAGATGCAAATAAATGAACCATATCAATgtgattaattgtgaactacTAACCTGTCTCCATAGCATCTGGACTCTAACCCTCGAGTACTTTTCCAAGCCTTTagttaaaacttaaacaaagGCAAATAAAGGTCAATTTTTTGCCTGTTTCATTAAAGATTCTTTCTCTCTGTCATTTTCCTCCAATTAGCGAATGAAtacttatttgaatacatatttGTTTCGCAGATGAATCTCCACTTTATGCAGGTGGCAACCAACTTGTCTTCTCACTTGGGCTCTTTGGCCAAAACATTTGACTTGGATGTTGCATTTAATAGTGATGCGGACTAAAGGACGCCCAAAAAGCTGGCTGTTCTTTTAACTTCAATTTGACAGATAGATAATTGCTTTTCGAATTTAGGACACGTTTGgtattatagaaaaaaaaaatgaagcattttaaaaattatttcttcAGAATAATTTTAAtgactcaaaaacttgtttaATATGAAATTCAAAATTACTTTTAAATCTTAACGATTGAAGAAataagaaagggagagagaatggAGAGAGAATCCAAAGAAAGTTGAGGGACAAGAtcggaagaaagagagaagagaaaggaagatgagagaaaaattataatatattggaagagaaatgagagataAAAAGAGGAGAGTAGCGAGAAAGATCATGACATATAACACAAGGGAAGTGAGATGGtagagaagaggagagagaaataggTTTAAAAACCGACTTAAGCTAATATTTCAAGTTGGTTTTGAGTtgattttttaaaaatagtctTACTAAACAAGAATTATTGACCTAAGActcaaaaattgtttttgagttaaaaaaaattagattcaaATTGCATATCAAATAGACCGTTAACGTTTCACCAATTCTTGAAACTAACTTTAAAAATGCTTCATGGAAACACTACTAGCAAAAGTACTTGGGAGGAAACGACTTTGTGGATGCATTTTGATACCTAGTTACCTACAACAACTCAGATGCAGTAAAATTTCCAAGCTTGTGGAGCACTAAACGGTCCTTTCTGACTTATCGATCCATAGTTCGTGCCGGATCATACGGTAggttatttttttctatatattgTTGTGGTTGTACAATGACCACCTTATTTGCCCCATTGGAGTGGCATGAAAATACAGAGGAATGAAAATGTCTGTTTTCCAACAGGCCCACATCTTTGATCGATGATACAGGATTTAGTTTAATTAAACTTCAAACAAGTAAGTGCATTTGAAGATAAAAATATCACGATGTACCAATAATCATGACATGACCATACATTGACAACTGTAAGTTCATCGTATCAACGATATGAACAACATCGACAACATGTCCtcatttaagaaaaaatgttgTTAACCACAACGTAGAAAAACTCTAGACTCTAAATGGGAGGTAGAAAGCCATAACCTAAACAACAAGAAACTGTCTGGTGAACGATATCTTCAATGCCATGCTTGTAAGTGAATCCCAAATCAGTTAGCTTCTTTGAAGAGATCTCGGAAGGTACTACATCATTTTCTTCCGCAATAACTCTGTACCTGCAAAATATGTGCATAATAGTAAGGTTAAATATTGATAAATTTAGGAGACGCATGTAATTAGTAGTAAATCATTTGAGTTACAACCTCGAACCTTGAAAATATATATTGAGTAGAAATAAGGTGCTAAATCCACTGAGACCAGCTCCCAAAACAAATTTAGACTTTTGGCTTCAGTTATTTGGCCAGAAACTATGTTATTGCTCCAATGGTAATGTCTACATTTTGGGCTAAAAAGTTGTTAAATATCATTTTAGCCTACTATTTTTGTTTCcgttaacttaaaaaaaaaagatatttgtTTAGATTAATTTTGTGAACATTTAAAAGTAAAACTATATAAATttcaagaaaatatgaaaaatcacACAATAGACACATTGAAACCAGAGTTCCACATTGATTGTGTGAATGCATGAACAAATGGATGACTATATATAGTTTTAGGGTGATATTTAAGTcaaatttttttctcaaattatTTAAACCGTTGGATATTTTTTTGACCATTAGATTTGGTCTCATTTTATCTTTGCCATTGAATTATAAGTAAAagtaaataatataaatataaatgttTGAAATGTGATCATTGGATCAATCAACGATTATTTGATTTGATCTGCAAAGCTGTTAGTGGTGGCCAACTCATAATcattcaaataggaggggagtGAAGAAGACAGAGATTAAGAGCGGAGATAATTTTTCTCCTATCTTCAGAATTAGGTGCATCACATGTCCCGCACATCGTTATGCCGACGTTTGGTATTCGTTGCGAAATCCCACGCGTAGAGGTGAGTCCCACTCGTTTTGGTCTGGCCACTCTTTCGGCCACCACTGGAAGCCCAATCAAAAGGCAAAGGCCTAAAATTATAGGCCTTGGACCAGAGTTGGAATTGGTCTAATTAACTTCACTTTCATGCTATTAGTCATTCATTTGGTCTTTTGAGAAAATGGTTAttgaagatatatatatatatatatttttttttttttaacaaacaatattatctataatAAGGGGAAGAGAgtgggcttaacctcacaatgtaTATACAACGATGTGATGAGGATCTAAGTTGAGAACTTAACTTGAGGAACATATTGTTTGTCTAAATACTTCAACTTGAAGCCCACCCATCGTCTAATATGATAAACCACTTagtttttcaattaatttgggTGGCGGAAGTTGAATTCAGGATTTCATCCAACATTAAGAAGAGAAGTACCTCCGAACATATATGTGACTTGAAACGTTTATAACAGAAAAAGTATACCTGTTTGAATTTGAGCAAGGATATGCCTGAGCTAGATAGTTAAGCAACTTGGATATTGGACAACTTTGGGCAACGCATACGTAACGACCTTCAGCTTTGGCATGCTCCATTAAAAACATGTGCGCATTGCATGTATCTTCAATGTGAACTAACGCAATTGATCCCATCCTTGCATTTACAGCAGATAATATGCCATAGAGTTCAGAGTCACCTGCATAGAAGATCATATTCATAGCTTCAATTGTCTTTACGATATCCACACCTTTTATCTGTGGAAATTCTATAATAGCACGTTGCATTCAATGCAACATAAAATGAACGCGTAAGATTTAAAGAAATGGATTTTGTACTTTCATTTACCCCATTAAAAAACCCGGTACACTTAAGGCCATATGGTATTGTAATCACACCCCTTATTTTATTTacgtataaaaataaatttaaactataTTATATTGGAAAGGCTGCATAGTTTATTTGTATATATCAATGATAAATTTTTCTCGTACCATGGGCATTTTaagaagggaagaagaagatagaTACAGCAGAACCACCTGTTACTGGAGAAAGAAGAACTTGAATGCTTGATGGAACTTTGGAAGTGAGAAAAGGCCCCCCAACAGTACTTGTTATGACTGATACAAGATTAATCCCTTTCTCACTTGCAAATTTGAATGCTGCTTCCTCCGTGAGAATCTTCAAAAGTACATAAACCTGTCAATTAAAGAAAGAACGTTTTTCATGCACAATGAAGCCTCGTTTGTTACGTCAAACCATACTGACTATTTCATCTGGATAGACTCAGACTACTAACTATTTTCTAATAGTAAGAATAAAGCATGATAGAGAGAAGAGGAAACATTTACCCATCCATTTGCTTTTGCAGTTAGAACTTGATCAACTGGAGTTTGGCAAGACTCATCAACAACAACTCTTGCATTTCCGTTTCCGTCTTTGGCGGTGATAGTACTAATGGAAGAGGTGAGTACAACCCTTTTCACCGTTCCGGAATTCACACAGGATTTGAGGAGGTCTAAGGTTCCTTTGATCGCAGGCTCAATGATATTTGATCGAACATAACTCTCTAGAGATCAAAATTTCAGATAGGAACTCGTAAGGGTTTTATGTACTAAGAGTGCATATGTGCAATTTTTGTCCAGTGAAAATGTAACATGATGCATTACCAATGTTTTCTTTGACAGTAACACTGAATTCCATGGATGCTGCAACGTGAAATACACCGTCACAGCCCTTCACAGCCTCGTCGAAGCTTCCTTCTTCTCCCAAATCCGCTCGGAGCAATCTCAACCGGTCAATGCTTGTCCACAATGATAATAGGTGCAAACACTTGGCTGTGCAATTTTAAGTGGAAACTCATCACCCTTATTGAAACAATATGAGTAGTCCGGTTGTTTCGGCTGATAATTAGATTGGTCTTGATTCAAAGAAAGCCCAGATGTGCAAAGCAATTTTCAACTTGGGCTAGTGGTGGCTTTGGTAAAGGCGGTAGCCTATggattatttaattattattatccGGCAGCTAATAGGCAGCAGCTTTACAATTGGAAGTGACAAGGAGCATATGATAGCCAGAAATGGGTAGATAACGAAAAGGAAAGAGGTGACTCACTCTTTACCAAAGGCAATCGTTTGGAGAGAAGTGCACTAGAAAGAGAAAGCTTGGACACTCGGGCCAAAAGTCTATAAAAGCAACAAGAAAGGCAAGCAAAAAGGACTCTCAACACTCTGAACTCAACAGCAAGAACCCTAGACAACCTTGTTATTTTCTATCATTTCCTTTGTCACTTTTTAGAAGCTCTGCTGCATGTACTCATGTAGTATATATTCCCTTTTGTGAAACTTTTAGTGCTATTCCATTAGAGAAATTGCTTGTTTTGTAAAACACAAGAAGAAATGCTCAGCGAGGAGACAAACCTTGTCTGCCAAGGTTGAAACCTGGCCCAAACCTCCTTTATTTACATTTCTGTGAAGTAGATCTGGCTTTTATGTATTTTCCTTAATCTTTATGTTGATCTCCAATGCTTATTTCAAAGTTTTTACATGCTTAATCATGTTGAACCAAATGTTTTTACTTACCTTGTTGCTAATCAAAGTTGGATCTCAAGAAAGTTAGCAACCTGAATGAAAATAAACCTTCCTATAACTTGACATATGATGTACAatcaaaagtccttgtttacaaggtaGAGAAAAGAACTTTTTACGGACTTAACCCATTTGTAAACAATCATTTTTTAACTAAGGAGTCTAAGTAACTTgcggcgcaagtaatcgacttatTTGAAGACTAAAAACTCAATCTGTTCAATAAAGATATCGATGGCACGACCAGATTTCTTTTAGCTTTACTTGAAAGCCTAAGGGCACACAAAGGTCCtgcaaaggcacctttcaaactaACTCTAAAATCATAATGCATAAAATCAGGCAGTGAACCTTGCCCGACTGGCAAGACAAGGGGAGTTATGTGAGGGACATTCTAGCTCGAACACCAGTTACTTATAAGCATATGTGATATAAGGTTCCATGGAGCACATGTAATATGAGGAGTATTCCaatacttataagcacatgtaagGTCCCTCCTCCTATCAATGTGAGATTCTTTCTCAACACCCCCTCTCATGTGTGGAGAATTTTAAAGCCtaacacatggacaacacaaaCGAGGTGACGTGAAGTACATGTGGACCTTGGACTTCACACATGAGACAACCTCTCTGACACcaagaagaagttgaggtttTCCAAATAAAACTAATTGACTATATAAGGAATAACTCAaatacttataagcacatacaAGGTATTTTCTATCCCAGTTGT encodes the following:
- the LOC126615187 gene encoding putative anthocyanidin reductase, which codes for MHISLCVYIYFCVCVSACGQKKGRAMATYCVTGATGFIGSWLVKSLLEKGHMVHATVRDPAKCLHLLSLWTSIDRLRLLRADLGEEGSFDEAVKGCDGVFHVAASMEFSVTVKENIESYVRSNIIEPAIKGTLDLLKSCVNSGTVKRVVLTSSISTITAKDGNGNARVVVDESCQTPVDQVLTAKANGWVYVLLKILTEEAAFKFASEKGINLVSVITSTVGGPFLTSKVPSSIQVLLSPVTGDSELYGILSAVNARMGSIALVHIEDTCNAHMFLMEHAKAEGRYVCVAQSCPISKLLNYLAQAYPCSNSNRYRVIAEENDVVPSEISSKKLTDLGFTYKHGIEDIVHQTVSCCLGYGFLPPI